TCTGAATCTCGTCGGGGCTGGCGACCTTCCGGACGAACGAGTCGTCCGCGAAGCGCTCCCGGAACTCCCGGTAGATGCGCTTGGCGGCGTCGCCCTGCGCGTACCGCCCGGGCTCGATTTCGATGTGCGTCTCGACTTGGTCGACGACGGCGTCGATGGGGCCGCCGAGGACGCGCGTGTGCGGTTCGCAGGCGATGCCGACCGCCCACTCCGCGGGCAGGTCGCGGAAGTACGTGCGGTCGCCCCGGACCGCGAACCCGCCCTTCTCTAAGTACTCGCCGGACTCCGGCGTCTTCGACACCTGGTCGGGGCTGACCATGTAGGCGTCGCCCGCGCCGCGGCCGTCCTTCCACACCGACGAACAGCAGACCGCGAACTGCGCGGCCTGCCGCTTGCTCGCCTCGGGCACCTCGATGTCGTTCGAGGGTTCGCTCGGCGCCGACGTCTTCAACACCGTGATGGGGCCGCCGTGGGCCTGCGAGTGGAAGAAGCGGTCGTAGCGGTCCATGTAGTTCTTCACCAGTTCCTCGTTCTGGTCGGCGTTCCGACCGCCCAACACGAGGAACCCCTCCGAGGTTCGGAACCACCGGAAGCGCTCGTACCACTGCTCCTGTTTGCGAATCGGAATCGACGCGCGCGAGAGCCAGTCGACGTCCTCGTCTTCCTCCTCCTCGTCGCGTTCTTCCTCGGGTTCGGCCTCCCACTCGTCGCGCCGTTGCTTCGCGGCTTCGAGGTCCTCGCGGGTGTTCTCGATGGCGGCGCGCGCGCCCTCCTTCTTCTCCTCGATGCGCTTGGCCTCCGTGTAGAGGCGGTCGGCGTTCTTCTCCACGCCGTCCTCCGGGCGGAGTTCGATGGTGTGGTCGTCGACGCGCACGCGGACGGTTCCCTCGGCCTCGTTCACGCCCGCGAACGCGTCCGCGCCGGGCACGTCGCCCTTCGCGTCGTCGAGGGTGTCCGCGATGTCCTGCCACGCGTGGCCGGCCTCGCGGGCGTCCCGCACCGTCGACAGCAGGTCGTCCACGAGGTCGTAGTGGCCGTACAGCGCTTCGGCCTTCTCGCGCTCCGTCTCGGCCTGCGCCTCGAAGTCCTCGATGGCCTGCTCTTGCTGTTGGATGATGCGTTTCTGCTTCTCGATTTCGGCCTCGAAGTCGGGCCGGGTGGCGGCCTCGCCGCCCTCCTCCTCCTCGGTCGTATCGAGGTTCGTGAAGTAGTCGTCGAGCGCGTCGTTGAAGTTCTCGAACGCCTCGCTCGGGCGGTCGGCGTACTCCTCTAGGGCCATCGGCGTCACGTCCACGCGTTCGCCGCGGTCCTCGCCGTCCTCGCCCGGTTCGTAGTAGACGCGGGGGTCGAGGTCGCCCGCGCGGATGGCGTCCAGCAGGCGCTCGCTCGCGTCGTAGAGCGCCCGGAAGTCGTCCTCCGTGGCCGCCTCGATGTCCTTCGTCTTCTCGACGCCCGCCCGCGTGCAGAGTTCCTCGGCGTACAGGCCGCCGAAGTTCAGTTGCGTCGCGAGCGTCCGCACGAGGTCCGTGTCGGAGTCCCGCATCTTCGCCGCGAACGCCTCGTAGTCCAAGTCGAGGGGGTTCACGCGGGCGCTCGGGAAGCCGTACTGGCTCCCCGGCGCGACGGTCCGGGACTGGAGGCGCACGGTGTCCAGACAGTCCACGACCTCGCCGTTCTGGTCGAGGACGGCGACGTTCCCGTCCCCGAACAGTTCCGCGACGATGGTGGTGTCCTGGTCCTCGCGTCGGAACTCGAACTCCAGAATCCGGTCGAAGCCGTGCTGGCGCACCTCGTGGAAGTCCGCGCCCGACAGCCGATTCCGCAACATCTTCGCGAAGTTCGGCGGTCGACCCGGCGCGTCCGGCACGTGCTCGGGGGCGGCGACGTGTGCGCGCTTCGTGTCACCGACCTCGACGAGGAGTTCCACGCGCCCCCGGTCGAAGTCCCGCATCTTCAGGCGGACGAGGTCGTCCCCGTAGAGGTAGACTTTGTCGACTTTCGCCCCCTGCAAGCCGTTGAGTTCCGCCGTGAGGGCGACGAGGTCGACGCTCGTCAACTCCCGCTTCTGGTCCATGAACACCCCCTTGTGGGCGGGCCGGCGTTTGCCTTACGATTGGGGCGCCCGCCGACTCGGGGCTCACCCCAGCGTCACGTCGAGGTACAACATCACGACGACACCCGCCATCAGCCCGAGCGTCGCGACTCGCTCGTGGCCGTTCGCGTGCGTCTCCGGTACGATTTCGTCGCTGATGACGAACAGCATGCCGCCCGCCGCAAAGCCCATCGCGTACGGCAGCACGGCGCCCGAAACGGTGACCGCCCACGCGCCGAACAGACACAGCGGAATCTCCACGATACCCGCCCGAATCCCGGTGAGCGCGGCGTACGTCGTGCGGTCGAACCCCGCGTTCACCGCGGCGACAGACACCGCGAGCCCCTCCGGGATGTTCTGGACGCCGATGGCGAACATCAGCGCCAGCGCGTCCCCGAGGTTCCCGCTCCCGAACCCGACGCCGACCGCCAACCCCTCCGGCATGTTGTGGATGGTGATAGCGACGATGAACAACAACAGCGGCGCCAAATCGCGCTCCGAAACCGTCTGGTCGGCGCGCCGCCGGCCCGTGATGAGGACGTGGACGTGGGGCACCCAGCGGTCCGCGCGGTCCAACAGCGCGACGCCGAGTACGATGCCCGCGATGACCTCCAGCACGCCGTTGTGCCCGCCGAGTTCGATGCCGGGGAGGATGAGACTCGTGAAACTCGCGGCGAGCATCACGCCCGCCGCGAACCCGAGCGCGCCGTCCAGCGACCGCTGGCTGGGGTCGCGCCACACCACCACCAGCAGCGCGCCGAGCAGATTCAGGCCCGCGATGACGACGCCGCCGACCAGCGCCTGCATCAGGGGGTCGGTGCCGACGACGTCCACGAACCACGATTCGAGCACGCCTGCTTTGTCGGGAGACGCCACATTAAATCCGCCCGTCGACCCGAGTCGATCGCCGAACCGACCCGCCGAACGACCGCGTTCCAAAACGGCTACACGCACCCAGTCGCAACGGACGCCAATGACCGACTCGCTGTCCGTCCTCCTGACCAACGACGACGGCATCGAAGCGCCCGGTATCCGCGCGCTCTACGACCGCCTCGACGACGCCCACGACGTCACCGTCGTCGCGCCCGCCCGCGAGCAATCCGGCTCGGGCCAGACCCGCACCTACGACACCCTCGACTACGAGGAACGCGAGCGCGGCTACGCCGTCCACGGCACCCCCGCGGACTGCGTCGGCGTCGCCGTCGCCGCCCTCGACATGACGCCCGACGTCGTCGTCTCCGGCTGTAACGACGGCCCGAACCTCGGCGCGCACATCCTCGCGCGCTCGGGCACCATCGGCGCCGCCATGGAAGCCGCGTTCCTCGGCATTCCCGCCGTCGCCGCCTCGATGTACGACTGGGAGTTCGACCCCGCCGGCGACTGGGAACCCACGTACGACCAATTCACACTCCCCGCCGACGCCGTCGCCGACATCCTCCCCGAGTTCGTCGCCGGCGACCTGCTCCCCACCGCCGACTACCTCTCGGTCAACGCTCCCGCCACCGAGTACGCCGACGACCCGGTCCAGCGCGTCACCCGCCCCACCGAGGAGTACGAACTCCAGGCCGAGTTCACACAGGACGGCATCGACGTCGAAGACCGCTTCTGGGACCAGTTCCTCGACCAAAATATTCCGGACCCCGCCGGCACCGACCGCCACGCCTGCGTCGACAACGAGGTTTCGGTCTCCCCGCTCACCGTCCCCCACGCCATCGCCGACGGCGCGACGGTCGGCGGGCTACTCTAACCCACTTTTTGCGCTGCGGGGGTGGCCTGCGGCCACCCCCTCGGCAAAAACTTGGGGAAAAAGCCCCGTCGCACCCCCTACCGGGGGTGCTCGGCGCCAGCGCGCTTCGCGCGCTGTGAACCGCGTCGCTCGGGCTTTTCAAGCCGCTCGCTCGCGGATGCTTCACGACTAATTGGTCGGCCGGCCGGGCTAGCGTTCGCGGACCGAGCGGTCCGAAGGACCCGGAAGGTCCGCGATTCACCGCGAGCCGTCGGCTCGCGGGCGCGAGGACGACCACCGGGAGGACGACGCGCTTTTTCCGCAAGTTTTTGCCGAGTGAGGGGCGCGCTCTGCGCGCCCCTCACGCAGCGCAAAAAGTGCGTCTCAGGGGAAGGGATGGAACGGTTTGTCTAACCGCGGCTGGAACCCCATCTCTCGGGGAATTTCCTTGGCGCGCTCGCCGAAGAACGGCTGGTCGACGAACAGCGGTTGGGCGTCGGGCACGAGGACGCGGACGGCTTCGAAGCCGGCGCGCTCTACGTCCCGGGGCGTGAGGCGGGCGGCGTAGGCGTCGAGGCCGGCGTCCGCGAGCGCGTCGAGGACGGCGTCGAGTTCGGCGGCGCCCTCGGGTGGGTCGTCCGGGCCCACGTCACTCGCGGCGATGGTGGTGTCGGGGTCGACGAAGCCGCGGACTTCGCGCGGGAAGTCGGCGTACTTGCCGATGGCGCCGTCCTCCTCTGGGGCGTCGTCGCGGCCGATAGCGCGGAGTTCCATCCAGTTCTGGAGCGCTTCCGCGAGCGCGGAGCGCGCGGCGGCGTCGGCGTCGAGGTCGGCGGCGGACCCGAGCGCGAACCGCGGCCAGTCGTCGCGGTGGACGGCGACGGCGACCACGGGCACGTCCACGTCCTGCGTGCAGAGCAGGGCCGTCACGTCGAGGTTCTCGGCGCCGGCGTGCTTCTCGAGTTCGGCGAAGCCGTCGTCGTCGACGGCGAGGCCGAGCGGGTCGAACGTCGAGTACCACGAGAGCATCGTGGCGTCGCGTTCGACTGTCTCGTAGAGCCCCGACAGCAGGGCTTCAGTCCCCGAATTGCCGAGGCCGAGGCCGGTCGTGATGGCGGGGCCGGTCGACCCCTCGGGCGGCGGGAAGACGACGCGGTCGGCGGGGAGGAGCGCGTCGCCCCCGGTCTGCAGGTGTTCGCCGCGCACCCATTCGAGCGCGTCCGACGCGCTCGCGCCCTCGGGGCGGACGAACGCCTCGGGAGAGACGGCGTTCTCGTCGTCCGCGGACGCCGACTCGAAGTCGCGTTCGCGGTAGACGCCGGCGCTGTACCGTTCGAGGCCCTCGCCGACGGCTTTCATGTAGGCGGCGTTCCAGTCGGCGTCGACGCCCGCGGCCTGCGCGGCGGCGTCGGCGTCGCTGAACCCCGAGGTGTCGCTGGTCATCGCGAGGTAGTAGGGTGCGGGGAACGACTCGCGCTCGCCGACCGCGGTCAGCAGCCCGATTCGGTCGTCGACGAGCGGTTCGGCCGCTGCGAGCGCGGCGTCGAGGCTCCGGGGTTCGGCGTCCCGGCGCACGTCGCGGTCGGGGCGGTCGCCGCAGTCGCAGTTCGGCACCGGCGCGAGCGAGCGCTCGGCGTGCGGGAGTTCCACGACGGTCCCGGGGACGACGTCGCCGGCCAGCGCGTCGGTCGCGAAGCGGCCGGCGTGCGCGCCGGCGAGGCGGACCGCCGACCGCTCGGCGGACGGCGACGCCGCGCGCTCCTGGTCGGTGGCGGCGACGCGGTGAGCCAAACACTCGAAACACGGCCCCTCCGGCGCGAGGACGGAGACGCCGGCGTCCACGCCCGCCAGCGGTTGGCCGCCGAGGCCGCCCACTTCGACGGCGATGAGGGGCGTGCCACCTTCTCTCGCGTGGTCGTTCGCGGCCCGGAAGCCGCCCGCGCCCGCGACGCCGACGACCACCGCGAGGTCTGCGCCCGCGACGCCCGCCACGTCGGTCGATTCCACGGCCGCGTCGGCGTCCCCGAGCGCGGCACGAACCGCCTCCACCGCGGGCCCGTCGCCGACGACGGCGACGGTCACGGCGAACCCTCCGAGTACATGGCTACGCGGAGGCGGGACGGCGGGAAAACAGTACGGGGTTCGGGAGAGCGTACCGCGCGGGGACGAACGGGACGGCTTACGCGAGGACGGACTGTGCCGTGTTCGCGAGTTCCGAGGCGGAGGCGTCTTCGAGGCGCTCGTCCGCGAGTTTCAGGCGGAGGCGCGGGCGACCCACGTCGATGGGGACCTTCTCGGTGTCGATGAGACCGAGGTCCTCGAGTTTCGTCTTCGTGCGGGAGAACGTCGCTTTCGACGCGATGCCGACGTCCTCGCCCCACTTGCTGATGTCGTAGAGGAGTTCGCGGTTCTTCGCCGCGACGAGCAGGCTGATGGTGACCTCGTCGAGGCCGTCGCCGTCGCCGCGGGCGGTCTCCAGCGAGGAGAGGACGCCCTCGAAGTCGTCTTCGACCTCGGGGCTGATTTCGTCGTCGAGGCTCTGACGCACGCGGTCGATGGCGGGCGTGCGGAGGTTGTACGCCTCGGCGGCGTCCCAGTCGTCGCCGATGGCGTCGTAGGCGGTCGTCGCGAACTCGTCGTCGTCGGTGGCGAGGCCGCCGACGAGGCCGCCGGCTTCGAGGAGCGCGACGGTTCGGTTCGCCGTGACGAGCATCGAACTCCGGGCGTCGTCGTCGAGGACGCGGAGTTCGAGGTCGCCGGCTTCGACCAGGTTCGCCGTGTTGCTCGCGACGATGAAGTCACCCATCACGTCCTTGAGGGTGCTCTCGTCGCCGAGGAGGCGGATTTCGGGGAGGTCGCCGTCGAAGCCGTTCCCCGCTTCGACGAGTCGTTCGATGGTGCTGGCGGCCGGATTCACGACGAACAACTCGCTCGGCTCGCTCTCGAAGACGGCCGCGAGGACGTCCTCGACGCTCGTACCCAGAAGATTCGATGGCATCTATGAATGCGGATAGGGAATCTATCTATTTAATTTTACCGGCTCCGGAGAGCGTAAAACGCCGATAGGAGCCGCCTACCGCAGGAAACCGAGGGGGTGGTCGGCGTCGCCCTCTCACTCCCGCAGTGTGGCGGCGGCTTCGTCCGCCCAGTAGAACGTCCCGTCGACGACGGCCGGCTGGTCGGTGCCGTCGAGGAACGCGGCGGCGTCCGCGGCGGACGCGGTGAACTCCGCGGGGTTGCCACAGAGCCGCGGTCGGTCGGCGAGGCCGCCGTCGAGTTCGTAGTGGTCGCCGTGGCCGCTCCCCGCGAGGTGGCGCCACGACACCCGGTAGTCGCCGTCGGGCTGACTGGTGAGGTACGCCACGCGGGCGTCGCCCTCGTCCGTCCGCGAGAGCGTCTGCGTGCCGTCCCCGACGACGGCGTAGTCCTTCCCCATCCTGATGCGGCGGCGCGCCAGTCGGAGCGCCGTCTCGATGGGGAAGCCGTTGACGAGCAGGCGCGCGAACGCGGTGCCGACCTTCGCGGCCTGCTCGTCGAGCACCTTCCGGAAGGTCACGGCGCCCGCGACGCTCCCGCGTTTCACGAGGTCGAGACCCTCGTAGTAGGAGCCACACGCGTTCAGGAAGAACGTCTCGACGTTCGTCTCGTCGAGGTCGGCGAGCGCGAGGTGGCCGTCCGCACACCGGAGGCCGTCGACCTCGCAGTGCCCGATGTAGTGGACGAACTCGTGGTGGGACTCGAAGACGCCCGCGAGTTCGTCCCGCGTGAGCCCTTCGTGGAGCGAGACGTCCATCGGGAACGACTGCGCGCGGGCGGCGTAGATGTCAGCGACGGCGTCGTGTTCGCCCGCCATGCTGTCGTCGTTCAACACGACCGCGACGGACATCTCGTCGTCGTCCCGCCGGAGGTACCGGAGGTGGTTCCGGTAGGCCGCGGGGTGCGTCTTGAACACGTCGATGGGCGCGCCGTCGGCGAGCCAGCCCTGCGTGCGGCCGGGACGGGCTTTCGGTTTCAGCATTTCGACGGTCGCGACGGGGCCGGGCGCGCCCCGGTAGAAGTCGTCGAGGGACCGCGACACCAACTCCTGTTTCTCGAGTGTGGCGGTCTCCGGCGGGAACACGAACGCGAGGCGGTCGAGCAGGAACGGCAGCACGCGGACGTGTCCGAGGTTCGGCGCGGCGTGCATCGCCAGCGGCCACTCCGGGAACCGGTCGGCGACGCGGTCGAAGGGCACGTCGAGGTAGCGACGCAGGCGCTCGTCGGGCGACGCGTCGTAGGCGGCCCGCGGGTCGAACTCGAGGTCGGCGAGCGCGTCGCGTTCGGCGAGTCTCGGGTCGCCGTTCGGGCCGGCGGAGCGCGCCACGCAGTCCAGCCAGAAGACGCGCGCGAGCGTCTCCGGAACGTCCGCGGTGAGCGCGTCGAACGCCAGCGAGACGCCGACGTCTGGCGCGCGAAGTCGCGGCGTGACGTTGGCTTCGACTGCCACGTCGGCGCCGAGGTAGTACGCGAGCGGCGCGGTCACGAACAGCGCGCGCAGCGACCGCGGCACCACCAACTCGATGCCCGTCTCCGGGGTGGCGTCGGCGACGCTCGCGGGCACGTCCACCGCGTCACCGAACGCGAAGGACGGCGGGTGGGCGCGCATCGACTGCGTCGCGCGGTCGGGCGTCGTCGTGCGGTGGGCGGCGGCCGCGTGTTCGAGCGCCGTCGCGACGCCGTCGAGGGTCTTCGGGATGGTGACCGTGGCGCTGGGCGCTCGTGCTCGCTCCCCGTTGACGCCGGCACCGTCGGGCGGTCGGGCGTCGGTCTGTTCCCCCTGGGTCACGCACCCCCGGTGTTTGCCGACGGGCCATATATTTCTGTCGAGGAGTCGCGTGAATTAGTCGCCATCGGTAGACCTATTGGGGCCCCTGTGGGTTCTAGTCACATGAGCGACTACGAACGCGTGCGGGAGGTAGACCCCGCCGTCGCGGACGCGCTCGTCGGCGAACGCGAGCGACAGAACGGCACGCTGGCGATGATTGCGAGCGAGAACCACGTCAGCGAGGCCGTGATGGAAGCCCAGTCGAGCGAACTCACGAACAAGTACGCCGAGGGCTACCCCGGCAAGCGCTACTACGGAGGCTGCGAGTTCGCTGACGACGTGGAGGAACTCGCCATCGAGCGCGCGAAGGAACTGTTCGGCGCGGAGCACGTGAACGTCCAGCCCCACAGCGGGTCGTCGGCGAACATGGCCGTCTACTTCGCGACGCTGGAGCCCGGCGACAAGATTCTCTCGCTGGACCTCACCCACGGCGGCCACCTGAGCCACGGCCACACCGCGAACTTCGCGGGCCAACTGTACGACGTGGAGCACTACGAGGTCGACGCCGAGACGGGGCGCCTCGACTACGACTCGCTCCGCGAGAAAGCCGAGTCCTTCGACCCGGACATGATAGTCTCGGGCTACTCGGCGTACCCCCGCGAGGTCGAGTGGGAAGAGATTCAGGCGGCCGCGGACGCCGTGGACGCGCTCCACACCGCAGACATCGCGCACATCACGGGGCTCGTCGCGGCGGGCGAGCACGCCTCGCCGGTCGGCGTCGCGGACTTCGTGACGGGGTCGACCCACAAGACGATTCGCGCGGGTCGCGGCGGCATCATCATGTGCGACGAGGAGTTCGCGGGCGACGTGGACTCGGCGGTGTTCCCCGGTGCGCAGGGTGGCCCGCTGATGCACAACATCGCGGGGAAGGCGGTCGGCTTCGGGGAAGCGCTCGAACCCGAGTTCGAGGCGTACGCCGAGCAGGTCGTGGAGAACGCGAAGGTGCTCGGGGAGACCCTACAGGACCACGGCTTCTCGCTGGTCTCGGGCGGCACCGACACTCACCTCGTGCTCGTGGACCTCCGGGACTCCCACCCGGACATCTCGGGCGGCGACGTGGAGGAGGAACTCGAAGCGGTCGGCATCGTGTTGAACGCGAACACCGTGCCCGACGAGACGCGGTCGGCGTTCGACCCGTCGGGAATCCGCGCCGGCACGCCCGCGCTCACGACCCGCGGCTTCGACGCCGAGGCGATGGAGACGGTCGGCGACTGCATCGCGAAGGTCATCGACAACGTCGGCGACGAGGAGGTGTACGCCGAGGTCGCGGCGACCGTCGAGGACCTCTGTAACGAGTACCCGCTGTACGAGTAGCCGGTCCGTTCCGCCGTCGTCGTTTCCCGCGGGCGGGTCGTTCCCACCGCCTTTTCTTTCGCGTTCGACGCGCACAGTCGTGGGCAGGCCGCGATTGCCGCCGCCGCGGCGAAGCAAGAACGTGTATACAATCAGGGATAGTGGAACTAAATTGGGCACGGAACCGAATATTCAAGGGCGCGTGTCCCCGACAGTCGCCCAATGACAGACGTCATCGACGGGAACGCGGTCGCCGCGTCGATTCGAGACGACCTCACGGACTCCGTGGCGACGCTGAAAGACGCCGGCGTCACGCCGAAACTCGCCACCGTCCTGATGAACGACAAGCAGGCCAGCGAGACGTACATCTCGATGAAACAGCGGGACTGCGAGGAGCTCGGCATCGGCGCAGAGGACGTGCGCATCGACCCCGACGCGCCCGCCGAGGAACTGTTCGACACCGTCGCCGACCTGAACGCCCGCGAGGACGTCCACGGCATCCTCGTGCAGGACCCGACGCCCGACCACGTCTCCGACGAACGCGTGCTCTCGGCCGTCGACCCCGCCAAGGACGTGGACGGCTTTCACCCCGAGAACGTCGGGAAACTCGTCGGCGGGAACGCCCGATTCAAGCCCTGCACGCCCCACGGCGTTCAGAAACTCCTCGAACACGAGGGCGTCGACCCCGAGGGGAAAGACGTGGTCGTCGTCGGTCGGTCGAACATCGTCGGGAAGCCGCTCGCGAACCTCCTGATGCAGAAGGCCGACGGCGGGAACGCCACGGTCACGCTCTGTCACAGCCGCACCGACGACCTCGCCGCGCACACCCGGCGCGCCGACATCGTGATTTCGGCGGTGGGCGTCGTCGACCTCGTGGACGGCTCGATGCTCTCCGAGGACACCGTGGTAATCGACGTTGGCATCAACCGCGTCGACGCGGACAACGACAAGGGCTACCGGCTCACCGGCGACGTTGACTTCGAGAGCGCAAAGGAGAAGGCCAGCGCCATCACGCCCGTCCCGGGCGGCGTCGGTCCGATGACGCGCGCGATGCTCCTCTACAACACCGTCAAGGCCGCCGGCGAGCAGGCCGGCGTCGACGTGGACCTGCCCTGAGTCGCCGTTCCCGGGTCGCCGCGACCCGGGCTTTCTTCTCGCCGCGAGACGCGTGCCACCACATGGCAGACGAACTGCGGGCCGACGCACCCCGCGAGGACGTACAGCAGATACTGGCCGCGATGGAGGCGATGGATGCCCCGGACTACCACGACCTCTCGCCGCCCGAGGCCCGCGAACTGCGCCGGGGCTTCTTCGACGCCGACGACCCGACCGCCGAGGTCGGCGCCGTCTCGGACCGAACCGTGCCCGGCCCCGGTTTCGAGATTCCCGTGCGCGTCTACGAACCGGCGAGCGACGGCCCGCATCCGGTCGTCGTCTACTTCCACGGCGGCGGCTTCGTGCTCGGGACGCTGGACTCCCGGGACCCAATCTGCCGGACGATTGCCGCGGACGCGGCGGCCGTCGTCGTGAGCGTCGCGTACCGACTCGCGCCCGAACACCCGTTCCCGGCGGCCGTCGAGGACGCGTACGCCGCCACCGAGTACGTCGCCGGGAATCCCGGCGAGTTCGACGCCGACCCCGACCGACTCGCCGTCGCGGGCGACTCCGCGGGCGGCAACCTCGCCGCGGCCGTCTCGCTCGCGGCGCGCGACCGCGACGGCCCCTACATCTCCCACCAGTCGCTGGCGTACCCCGTCACCGACCACCGCGACGTGGCCTACGACTCGAAGACGGAGAACGACGAGGGCTACTTCCTCGAATCGGAGGGCATGGAGTGGTTCGACGGCCACTACGTCGACTCGTGGGTCCACCGCGCCAACCCCTATCTGAGCCCGGTCGCCGCGGCCAGCCACGCCGACCTCCCGCCGGCGACCGTCGCCACCTGTGGCTTCGACCCGCTCCGCGACGAGGGAATCGCGTACGTCGACGCCCTCGATGACGCCGGCGTCCCGGTCACGCACCGCCACTACGACGACCTGATTCACGGCGCGATGAGTTTCGTTGCCGACCCCGTGGACACCCCGAGCGGGCGCGAGGTCTTAGCCCAGTTCGCGAGCGACCTGCGAGGCGCGCTCCACGCGAACTCGTAGTTCGCCGACAGGACTATCGCGGTCTCCGTCGTAGCCACGCCCGTGAGCCAACGCCGGAACCTCTACGTCGCCGGATTCGTCGCCGCGTCGCTCGCGTACATCTTCAACGTGCTCGCGTTCACCGGCGCGTTCGACCTGTTTCGCTGGGTCGTGTTCGCGGCGTACTTCCTCGTCGCGTTCGCGGCCTTCGAGTGGCTCATCGGATGGGCCGAGACGCTCGAAGCGTGAGAGACGTGCCGACTGCGGGCAGTCCCGCGAGTCGGTCCGAGGAGTCCCGCCCTCGGCGGGTCAGTCGTCGCTGGTCGACGCGACGCCGCCGTCGAGGACGCCCTGCGTGACCGACCGGGGCGCGTAGCGCGCCCACAGCGTAATCAGGCTCGGGAGCAGGAACACCGACACCACGAACGACGCGGTGAGCGCGAGCGACACGAGGATGGCGAAGTCCTGGAGAACCGGCGCGGGCGTGAGCAGCAACGCGAGGAACGCGCCGACCGACGTGAGCGTGCTCCCGAGGAGCGCGCCGCCGGTGCCGGTCGTCGCCTCGACGAGCGCGCCGTGGACCGACTT
The nucleotide sequence above comes from Halobacterium litoreum. Encoded proteins:
- a CDS encoding alpha/beta hydrolase — translated: MADELRADAPREDVQQILAAMEAMDAPDYHDLSPPEARELRRGFFDADDPTAEVGAVSDRTVPGPGFEIPVRVYEPASDGPHPVVVYFHGGGFVLGTLDSRDPICRTIAADAAAVVVSVAYRLAPEHPFPAAVEDAYAATEYVAGNPGEFDADPDRLAVAGDSAGGNLAAAVSLAARDRDGPYISHQSLAYPVTDHRDVAYDSKTENDEGYFLESEGMEWFDGHYVDSWVHRANPYLSPVAAASHADLPPATVATCGFDPLRDEGIAYVDALDDAGVPVTHRHYDDLIHGAMSFVADPVDTPSGREVLAQFASDLRGALHANS